CCCGCACTCAAGTATCGATAACCCAACGAAATCAAGCCTTAAAAAATTTATTTTTTGCAGAGCAGTTGGGAGCTGAGACTCATATTTTAAGGGGTTATGACCTCGTTAAAGAAATTATTAATTTTTCCCGAGAGCAAAATGTCACCTTGATTATGATTTGTAAACAGATTCGTACTCGTTGGAGAAATTTTTTCTTTCGTAGTTTGGCAGATGAAATTTTACGTTACAGTGGTGAAATAGATGTTTATACCATGACCGAAAGGGCAAAAAAATCAAGAAAGAAATCGTTGGCCACACCCATGACCTCCTGGCTCTATTACGTTTTATCGACCTGTATTGTTGCAGTCACAACACTCATTAATTATTTAATTTATCCTTTAGTTAATGATACAAGTTTAACCCTAACTTATTTAATTGGAATGACGTGTATTGCTTTATTAGGACGCGCTGGTCCTGCAGTTTCAGGAATTTTTCTCAGTATTTTAGCGTATAGTTATTTCTTTATTCCACCCTATTATAGTTTCTTAATTCTCCAGTCAGATTATTTTTTCACCCTCGTTATGATGCTTATTATGGCATTAATTATTTGTCAATTAACCTTAGTTACTCGTCGTCAATCAGAAGTTGCACGTCTTGCAGAATATCAAACTTCAGCTCTGTATACTTTAAGTCGAAGATTATCCAGAACGCGAGGGATCGTCCGCTTGCTTCGTACTGGGATTAATTATATTTCAGAAATTCTTCACTGCGAAATCATCGCCCTATTACCAAAAAATGGCCGTCTTGTTGTTCGTGCAAGAGCAAAATCGCATCAAGAGTTGGATGAAAAAGAATACAGTATTGCTCAGTGGGTATTCGAGTTAGGGCAAAAAGCTGGATGGGGAACTGATACCCTCTCGTTTTCTAATGCACTTTTTATTCCATTACTCGGCGCACGAGGCACCATGGGCGTTTTAAGAGTCCAACCGTCTAAGGATAATGATTTCACTACACCGGAAAAAATACAACTCTTAGAATCATGTGCCAATCAAATTGCTTTAGCTTTAGAAGTGGATAGTTTGCAAGAGGAGCAAAATAAACCCACTACTTCCTCACTATGAGGTTCTAATAGTTATAAGTGAAGCCTGAATTCAGCGACACCCGGAAATTCTACAACACTAGGTTCTGCTATGCTGCACTGACTACAATTTCTGTGTTACTCATTATAACTCTGGAAAATCATTCTAAATTACAATAGGATAAAGAATATTTAGGTAAAAAGGATTTACCATGATGATCGCAACTCTATTGGCCCCAGACAATGAAACTCGGGTAGCCATTACTCCTAATTCAGCAAAGCACTTAATTAAATTAGGCTTTGATGTTGCCATAGAACAAAACGCAGGGCTTGCTGCCGGTTTCAAAGATCAGGATTACGAAGAGCTTGGTGCCAAGATTTGTGATAAAAAAACCATACTCAAACAAGCCAATATCCTTTTTTGTATTAATGAGCCGGATTCCAAGAACTTAGAAGGCTTATCACCAAACGCATTGATAATAGGTCATATTGATAATGATCCCGAAAGCAAATTAATAACATGGTGCAAGGAAAAACATGTCACATTACTTTCAATGAATCTTATTCCGCGCATCAGTCGAGCGCAAAGTATGGATAGCCTCTCGTCGCAAGCAAATTTAGCGGGTTATAGAGCGGTTTTAGAAGCATGCGCTGAATTTCATCGGGTTATTCCCATGATGATGACGGCTGCAGGGATGATTCAACCCGCTAAGGTACTTATTCTTGGTGCGGGGGTCGCGGGTCTACAAGCCATCGCAACGGCCAAACGTTTAGGTGCTGTCGTGTACGCATTCGATGTACGGCGAGCAGCGAAAGAACAAGTAGAAAGTTTAGGCGCTGAATTTATCGAAGTAAGCCAAGATCAAGACAGTGAAACGAAAGGAGGCTATGCTTCGGAAGTTAGTGAGGAGTATAAAAAACTCCAAGCAGAACTTATTGATCAATATGCCAAATTATCAGATATCGTCATTTCCACTGCCTTAATTCCTGGTAGAAAAGCCCCAATATTAGTGTTTAAAAAAACTGTAGAACAAATGAAACCTGGATCAGTAATAGTGGATCTCGCGACTGCACGAGGAGGAAATTGTGAAGTCAGCGTTCTTGATAAAACTATAAAACATGGGGAAGTTACCATTATAGGTCTCAGTAACCTTGCCGGACTTGTTCCAGCTACTGCCAGCGAACTTTATGCGAATAATCTGGTACATCTTATCAATCTTTTAGCGCCGACTCCTCCGGAAATCACATTAAATCACAATGATGAAATTATTCAACAAGCAGTACTTTGTCATCAAAATCAATATTTACCATTTCAGGCAAAAAAGGAGATACAAAATGCATGAGATTAATACATTAGGTGATCCATACATTACCATCCTCACTATTTTCGTTTTGGCCTGCTTTGTTGGGTATTATGTGGTGTGGAAGGTCACTCCAGCCTTGCATACACCCTTAATGTCGGTAACCAATGCGATATCCAGTATTATTGTTTTAGGGGCCCTAATTGCTGCTGGAAGCGAGTTCATTGGAGACATCACCTGGATCGGTGGTTTAGCAATATTTATTACCTCAATTAATATTTTTGGTGGATTTGTGGTAACCCAACGCATGTTACGTATGTATAAAAAATAGGTAATCGCTCCTCAAGGTGTCAACTAGAGAGATTTATTCAGCACGGGGCTTGTTACCGGACTGGTGCAGCTAAGTCCTGGGATTCAAGACTGCATTTTCTTAAGTTGATTTAATAGGGTCATTACACATAAATAGTTAAGGATGATTTCTCATGACAACCCTGGTTCCTTTATTTTATCTCTTATCGGCTGTGTGTTTTATACTCGCGTTAAAAGGCTTAGCCAGTCCTGCGTCTGCAAGACGAGGAAATCTGTTAGGGATTGCAGGAATGATTCTTGCGGTAGGTTCCACTTTAATGATGCCAACGACTTATCATCAGCCCTTACTCATTAGTTTAATGATTGCAGGAGGCATTATTGGAACTTTTATTGCCTATAAAATTAATATGACTGCAATCCCTCAGCTCGTTGCAGCATTTCACTCTTTGGTGGGAATGGCAGCAGTTCTAGTAGCTTTTTGTGCCTTTTTGTCCCCTACCTCGTTTCATATTGGCGTCCCAGGCGCAATTGCCAAGGCAAGTCTAATCGAAATGAGTCTGGGTTTGATAATAGGAGCTATTACTTTTTCAGGCTCTGTGATCGCCTTTCTCAAATTGCAAGGAATCATGTCGGGCAAACCCATCAAACTTATAGGTCATAACGCGATTAATCTTCTTATAGCCTTAGCCATCCTTGGTTTATTAGTCTTATTTTTTATTAACCAAACTCTCACACTGTTTAGTATCATGGCAGGGTTGGCTTTTTTAATTGGTGTATTACTTATTATTCCTATTGGAGGCGCCGATATGCCCGTAGTTATATCCATGCTGAATTCCTATTCAGGATGGGCTGCAGCAGGTATCGGATTTACACTCAGCAATCATTTACTGGTTATTACCGGTGCTCTAGTGGGGGCAAGTGGGGCGATTCTAAGTTATATTATGTGTGTTGGAATGAACCGTTCGATATTTAATGTTATCTTTGGAGGCATTCAGTCATCAGCAGCTAATTCACAAATAAACACAGGAAATGAATCACGAACGGTACGTCAAGGTAATGGTGAAGACGCAGCATTCCTCTTAAGTAATGCTAAAGATGTAATTATTGTTCCGGGGTATGGTATGGCGGTAGCACATGCTCAACATGCGGTCAAAGAATTAGTTGATGCGCTAGAACACCGCAACATTAAAGTTCGCTTTGCAATTCATCCAGTGGCTGGCCGAATGCCTGGCCATATGAATGTATTGCTTGCAGAAGCCAATATTCCCTATGACAGAGTTTTTGAACAAAGTGAAATTAACCGAGAGTTTGCAAGCTGTGATGTAGCTTATGTAATAGGAGCAAATGATATAACGAACCCTGCAGCAAAAACAGATCCTAGTTCACCCATTTATGGAATGCCCGTTTTAGAAGTAGAAAAAGCTAGAAACGTATTATTTGTTAAACGAAGCTTAGCACCCGGCTATGCGGGGGTAGAAAATGATCTATTCTATCATGATAATACCTACATGCTTTTTGGAGATGCCAAAGCAATGACTGAATCTATTGCCAAATCTTT
The DNA window shown above is from Legionella sp. PC997 and carries:
- a CDS encoding NAD(P)(+) transhydrogenase (Re/Si-specific) subunit beta, with product MTTLVPLFYLLSAVCFILALKGLASPASARRGNLLGIAGMILAVGSTLMMPTTYHQPLLISLMIAGGIIGTFIAYKINMTAIPQLVAAFHSLVGMAAVLVAFCAFLSPTSFHIGVPGAIAKASLIEMSLGLIIGAITFSGSVIAFLKLQGIMSGKPIKLIGHNAINLLIALAILGLLVLFFINQTLTLFSIMAGLAFLIGVLLIIPIGGADMPVVISMLNSYSGWAAAGIGFTLSNHLLVITGALVGASGAILSYIMCVGMNRSIFNVIFGGIQSSAANSQINTGNESRTVRQGNGEDAAFLLSNAKDVIIVPGYGMAVAHAQHAVKELVDALEHRNIKVRFAIHPVAGRMPGHMNVLLAEANIPYDRVFEQSEINREFASCDVAYVIGANDITNPAAKTDPSSPIYGMPVLEVEKARNVLFVKRSLAPGYAGVENDLFYHDNTYMLFGDAKAMTESIAKSLETL
- a CDS encoding DUF4118 domain-containing protein, producing the protein MTDKRPDPNALLQQVIEEEQQKQRGKLKIYLGAAPGVGKTYSMLHEAMGEQAKGLDVVVGIVESHGRIEIEELLKDFIVLPKITIEYHGKQLQEFDLDASLKRNPGLILIDEMAHTNVSGVRHKKRWQDIKELLHRGINVYTTLNVQHIESLNDDVSQIIHAPIQETVPDVMIERANTIELVDLAPEDLLKRLSEGKVYLPRQARLAAEFYFRKGNLMALRELALRTLAKRVNTQVLLYRQGQGIKHIWPIMEKILVCVGPGPESHKLIRAAKRMASSLQADWIAVYVDSTRTQVSITQRNQALKNLFFAEQLGAETHILRGYDLVKEIINFSREQNVTLIMICKQIRTRWRNFFFRSLADEILRYSGEIDVYTMTERAKKSRKKSLATPMTSWLYYVLSTCIVAVTTLINYLIYPLVNDTSLTLTYLIGMTCIALLGRAGPAVSGIFLSILAYSYFFIPPYYSFLILQSDYFFTLVMMLIMALIICQLTLVTRRQSEVARLAEYQTSALYTLSRRLSRTRGIVRLLRTGINYISEILHCEIIALLPKNGRLVVRARAKSHQELDEKEYSIAQWVFELGQKAGWGTDTLSFSNALFIPLLGARGTMGVLRVQPSKDNDFTTPEKIQLLESCANQIALALEVDSLQEEQNKPTTSSL
- a CDS encoding Re/Si-specific NAD(P)(+) transhydrogenase subunit alpha; protein product: MMIATLLAPDNETRVAITPNSAKHLIKLGFDVAIEQNAGLAAGFKDQDYEELGAKICDKKTILKQANILFCINEPDSKNLEGLSPNALIIGHIDNDPESKLITWCKEKHVTLLSMNLIPRISRAQSMDSLSSQANLAGYRAVLEACAEFHRVIPMMMTAAGMIQPAKVLILGAGVAGLQAIATAKRLGAVVYAFDVRRAAKEQVESLGAEFIEVSQDQDSETKGGYASEVSEEYKKLQAELIDQYAKLSDIVISTALIPGRKAPILVFKKTVEQMKPGSVIVDLATARGGNCEVSVLDKTIKHGEVTIIGLSNLAGLVPATASELYANNLVHLINLLAPTPPEITLNHNDEIIQQAVLCHQNQYLPFQAKKEIQNA
- a CDS encoding proton-translocating transhydrogenase family protein, yielding MHEINTLGDPYITILTIFVLACFVGYYVVWKVTPALHTPLMSVTNAISSIIVLGALIAAGSEFIGDITWIGGLAIFITSINIFGGFVVTQRMLRMYKK